In the Streptomyces sp. NBC_00525 genome, one interval contains:
- a CDS encoding inorganic phosphate transporter, whose amino-acid sequence MDTFVLIVTIGVALGFTYTNGFHDSANAIATSVSTRALTPRAALAMAAVMNLAGAFLGSGVAKTVSEGLIATPEGNKGMGILFAALVGAVIWNLITWYFGLPSSSSHALFGGMVGAALAGGTLVHWDGVLDKIVIPMFLSPVIGLVVGYLVMVAIMWMFRKVNPHKAKRGFRIAQTVSAAGMALGHGLQDAQKTMGIVVMALVIADVESPSDPIPVWVKLVCALMLSLGTYAGGWRIMRTLGRKIIELDPPQGFAAETTGASIMFGSAFLFHAPISTTHVITSAIMGVGATKRVNAVRWGVAKNIILGWFITMPAAALVAAASYGVVFLLFG is encoded by the coding sequence GTGGACACCTTCGTACTGATCGTGACCATCGGCGTCGCGCTCGGCTTCACGTACACCAACGGCTTCCACGACTCGGCGAATGCCATCGCCACGTCGGTCTCCACGCGGGCGCTGACCCCGCGGGCGGCGCTGGCGATGGCGGCGGTGATGAACCTCGCGGGCGCGTTCCTGGGCAGCGGGGTCGCCAAGACCGTCAGTGAGGGCCTGATCGCGACGCCCGAGGGCAACAAGGGGATGGGCATCCTCTTCGCGGCGCTCGTCGGGGCCGTCATCTGGAACCTGATCACCTGGTACTTCGGGCTGCCCTCGTCGTCCTCGCACGCGCTGTTCGGCGGCATGGTCGGCGCGGCGCTGGCCGGCGGGACGCTGGTGCACTGGGACGGGGTGCTCGACAAGATCGTCATCCCGATGTTCCTGTCCCCGGTGATCGGCCTGGTGGTCGGTTATCTGGTGATGGTCGCCATCATGTGGATGTTCCGGAAGGTCAACCCGCACAAGGCGAAGCGCGGTTTCCGCATCGCGCAGACGGTGTCGGCCGCGGGCATGGCGCTCGGGCACGGTCTGCAGGACGCGCAGAAGACGATGGGCATCGTGGTGATGGCCCTGGTCATCGCCGACGTCGAGTCCCCGAGCGACCCGATCCCGGTCTGGGTGAAGCTCGTCTGCGCGCTGATGCTGTCGCTGGGCACGTACGCGGGTGGCTGGCGCATCATGCGTACGCTCGGCCGGAAGATCATCGAGCTGGACCCGCCGCAGGGCTTCGCCGCCGAGACCACGGGCGCGTCGATCATGTTCGGTTCGGCGTTCCTCTTCCACGCGCCGATCTCCACGACCCATGTGATCACCTCGGCGATCATGGGTGTGGGGGCCACGAAGCGGGTGAACGCGGTGCGGTGGGGCGTCGCGAAGAACATCATCCTCGGCTGGTTCATCACGATGCCGGCCGCGGCCCTGGTCGCCGCCGCGAGCTACGGGGTCGTGTTCCTGCTGTTCGGCTGA
- the pstB gene encoding phosphate ABC transporter ATP-binding protein PstB — MAKRIDVSGLSAYYGSHKAIDDISMTVEPGSVTAFIGPSGCGKSTFLRTLNRMHEVTPGGRVEGKVLLDDENLYGPGVDPVTVRRTVGMVFQRPNPFPTMSIFDNVAAGLRLNGSYRKSALADIVEKSLRGANLWNEVKDRLNKPGSGLSGGQQQRLCIARAIAVEPDVLLMDEPCSALDPISTLAIEDLVGELKERFTIVIVTHNMQQAARVSDRTAFFNLASVGKPGKLIEIDETERIFSNPSVQATEDYISGRFG; from the coding sequence ATGGCCAAGCGCATAGACGTCAGCGGACTGTCGGCCTACTACGGCAGCCACAAGGCGATCGACGACATCTCCATGACCGTGGAACCCGGCTCGGTGACCGCCTTCATCGGCCCCTCCGGCTGCGGCAAGTCCACCTTCCTGCGCACCCTGAACCGGATGCACGAGGTCACCCCCGGCGGCCGCGTCGAGGGCAAGGTGCTCCTGGACGACGAGAACCTGTACGGGCCCGGCGTCGACCCGGTCACCGTGCGCCGCACCGTCGGCATGGTCTTCCAGCGCCCGAACCCGTTCCCCACCATGTCGATCTTCGACAACGTGGCGGCCGGCCTGCGCCTCAACGGCTCGTACCGCAAGAGCGCCCTCGCGGACATCGTCGAGAAGTCGCTGCGAGGCGCGAACCTGTGGAACGAGGTCAAGGACCGGCTGAACAAGCCCGGCTCCGGCCTCTCCGGCGGCCAGCAGCAGCGCCTGTGCATCGCCCGCGCCATCGCGGTCGAGCCGGACGTGCTGCTGATGGACGAGCCCTGCTCCGCCCTGGACCCGATCTCCACCCTCGCCATCGAGGACCTGGTCGGCGAGCTGAAGGAGCGGTTCACCATCGTCATCGTCACGCACAACATGCAGCAGGCGGCCCGCGTCTCGGACCGGACCGCGTTCTTCAACCTGGCCTCGGTCGGCAAGCCCGGCAAGCTCATCGAGATCGACGAGACGGAGCGCATCTTCTCCAACCCGTCGGTCCAGGCCACCGAGGACTACATCTCCGGCCGCTTCGGCTGA
- the pstA gene encoding phosphate ABC transporter permease PstA — protein sequence MSQATTTGVQEIPVPAPAAPKTGLSSRALPRLAPLGFAAAGIVLGVGLALAAGWHSRVQWGLLSALFFLVISYITTSVVENQRQARDRLATSLVWVCFLLAVVPLASLLWTTISRGSERLDGYFLTHSMAGVLGPEASGGVYHALIGTLEQIGIATLISAPLGLLTAVYLVEYGKGTLAKAVTFFVDVMTGIPSIVAGLFILSIMLIAGLEPSGLMGALALTILMMPVVVRSTEEMLKLVPNELREASLALGVPKWRTILKVVLPTAIGGIVTGVMLAVARIAGETAPIMLLVFGSQLINTNPFEGAQSSLSFYIYEQYRVGEAASYDRAWAAALVLIAFVMILNLVARGIARWKAPKTGR from the coding sequence ATGAGCCAAGCCACCACCACCGGAGTCCAGGAGATCCCGGTGCCCGCACCCGCCGCCCCGAAGACCGGACTCAGCAGCCGGGCGCTGCCCCGGCTCGCCCCGCTCGGCTTCGCCGCCGCCGGCATCGTCCTCGGCGTCGGCCTCGCCCTCGCCGCCGGCTGGCACAGCCGCGTGCAGTGGGGCCTGCTCTCCGCGCTGTTCTTCCTGGTGATCTCGTACATCACCACCAGCGTCGTCGAGAACCAGCGCCAGGCCAGGGACCGCCTCGCCACCAGCCTGGTGTGGGTCTGCTTCCTGCTCGCCGTCGTCCCGCTCGCCTCCCTGCTCTGGACGACGATCAGCCGCGGCTCCGAACGCCTGGACGGCTACTTCCTGACGCACTCCATGGCCGGAGTCCTCGGACCCGAGGCCAGCGGCGGCGTCTACCACGCGCTGATCGGCACCCTGGAACAGATCGGCATCGCCACCCTGATCTCCGCCCCGCTCGGCCTGCTCACCGCCGTCTACCTGGTGGAGTACGGCAAGGGCACGCTGGCCAAGGCCGTCACCTTCTTCGTGGACGTCATGACCGGCATCCCGTCGATCGTGGCCGGTCTGTTCATCCTCTCGATCATGCTGATCGCCGGCCTGGAGCCGTCCGGCCTGATGGGCGCGCTCGCCCTGACCATCCTGATGATGCCGGTCGTGGTCCGCTCCACCGAGGAGATGCTCAAGCTCGTCCCGAACGAGTTGCGCGAGGCCTCCCTCGCCCTCGGCGTGCCGAAGTGGCGCACGATCCTCAAGGTGGTCCTGCCGACCGCGATCGGCGGCATCGTCACCGGCGTCATGCTCGCCGTGGCCCGCATCGCCGGCGAGACCGCGCCGATCATGCTGCTGGTCTTCGGCAGCCAGCTGATCAACACCAACCCCTTCGAAGGCGCCCAGTCCTCGCTCTCGTTCTACATCTACGAGCAGTACCGGGTCGGTGAGGCGGCGTCCTACGACCGCGCCTGGGCCGCGGCACTGGTCCTGATCGCCTTCGTCATGATCCTCAATCTGGTGGCCCGCGGCATCGCCCGCTGGAAGGCCCCGAAGACCGGCCGCTAG
- the pstC gene encoding phosphate ABC transporter permease subunit PstC, with translation MASTTPRIQTPSAGRSRPRSTGRAGDRIFIGLSRGSGILLLMIMASIAVFLSYRAAIAISKNEGNFLTTFDWNPAGDPPVFGIAVLLFGTVVSSVIAMAIAVPVSVGIALFISHYAPRKLAGPIAYVIDLLAAVPSIVYGIWGALVLVPYLEGLNLWLDQFFGWTYVFEKTEIGVARSLFTVGILLAVMILPIVTSVSREVFLQVPRMNEEAALALGATRWEVIRLSVLPFGRSGIISASMLGLGRALGETMAVATVLSPSFLISMHVLNPGGGTFAQNIAAKFGEADAFGRDALIASGLVLFVLTLLVNGAARLIIARRKEYSGANA, from the coding sequence ATGGCTTCCACCACACCACGGATACAAACCCCATCGGCCGGGCGCTCCCGCCCCCGGTCCACGGGCCGCGCAGGCGACCGGATCTTCATCGGACTGTCGCGCGGTTCCGGCATCCTGCTTCTGATGATCATGGCGTCCATCGCCGTGTTCCTCAGCTACCGCGCCGCGATCGCCATCTCGAAGAACGAGGGCAACTTCCTCACCACCTTCGACTGGAACCCGGCCGGTGACCCGCCCGTCTTCGGCATCGCCGTCCTCCTCTTCGGCACCGTCGTCAGCTCCGTCATCGCGATGGCCATCGCGGTCCCGGTCTCGGTCGGCATCGCCCTGTTCATCTCGCACTACGCCCCGCGCAAGCTGGCCGGCCCGATCGCGTACGTCATCGACCTGCTCGCCGCGGTCCCCAGCATCGTCTACGGCATCTGGGGCGCCCTCGTCCTGGTGCCGTACCTGGAGGGGCTGAACCTCTGGCTCGACCAGTTCTTCGGCTGGACGTACGTCTTCGAGAAGACCGAGATCGGCGTCGCCCGCTCGCTGTTCACCGTGGGCATCCTGCTCGCGGTCATGATCCTGCCGATCGTGACCAGCGTCAGCCGCGAGGTCTTCCTCCAGGTCCCGCGCATGAACGAGGAGGCCGCGCTCGCCCTCGGCGCCACCCGCTGGGAGGTCATCCGCCTCTCCGTGCTGCCGTTCGGCCGCTCCGGCATCATCTCCGCGTCGATGCTGGGCCTGGGCCGCGCGCTCGGCGAGACGATGGCCGTCGCCACGGTCCTGTCGCCGAGCTTCCTGATCTCCATGCACGTGCTCAACCCGGGCGGCGGCACGTTCGCCCAGAACATCGCGGCGAAGTTCGGCGAGGCCGACGCGTTCGGGCGGGACGCCCTGATCGCCTCCGGCCTGGTCCTCTTCGTCCTCACCCTGCTGGTCAACGGCGCCGCGCGGCTCATCATCGCCCGCCGCAAGGAGTACTCGGGGGCCAACGCATGA
- the pstS gene encoding phosphate ABC transporter substrate-binding protein PstS, translating to MKLQRKNRLRATALGALAVSGALVLTACGSDDNSGDTSATGGKTKAASNVKCDGAKGQLRASGSSAQKNAMDLWVKEYMAACSGVEINYNSSSSGEGIVAFNQGTVGFAGSDSALKPEEVADSKKICKTGQGINLPMVGGPIAVGYHLEGVDSLTLDAPTLAKIFDTKIKKWNDEAIAELNPGAKLPDKPIQPFHRSEDSGTTQNLGKYLGAAAPQDWKYEAEKKWPAPGGQAASGSSGVASQVKQVDGSIGYFELSYATSQQISTVDIDTGGSAPVKATSENASKAIAAAKVKGTGKDLALELDYTTKAEGAYPMVLVTYEVVCDTGNKADTLGTVKSFLGYAASADGQKLLSEAGYAPIPEEINAKVRETVAGLS from the coding sequence GTGAAGCTTCAGCGCAAGAACCGGCTTCGTGCCACCGCGCTCGGTGCCCTCGCCGTCTCCGGCGCCCTGGTCCTCACGGCGTGCGGTTCCGACGACAACAGCGGCGACACCTCCGCCACGGGCGGCAAGACGAAGGCCGCGTCCAACGTCAAGTGCGACGGCGCCAAGGGCCAGCTGCGCGCCTCCGGCTCCAGCGCCCAGAAGAACGCCATGGACCTCTGGGTCAAGGAGTACATGGCCGCCTGCTCCGGCGTGGAGATCAACTACAACTCCTCCTCGTCCGGCGAGGGCATCGTCGCCTTCAACCAGGGCACCGTCGGCTTCGCCGGCTCCGACTCGGCGCTGAAGCCCGAAGAGGTCGCCGACTCCAAGAAGATCTGCAAGACCGGCCAGGGCATCAACCTGCCGATGGTCGGCGGCCCGATCGCCGTCGGCTACCACCTCGAAGGCGTCGACAGCCTGACCCTGGACGCCCCCACCCTCGCCAAGATCTTCGACACGAAGATCAAGAAGTGGAACGACGAGGCGATCGCCGAGCTCAACCCGGGCGCCAAGCTGCCGGACAAGCCGATCCAGCCCTTCCACCGCTCCGAGGACTCCGGCACCACGCAGAACCTGGGCAAGTACCTGGGCGCCGCCGCCCCGCAGGACTGGAAGTACGAGGCCGAGAAGAAGTGGCCCGCCCCCGGCGGCCAGGCCGCGTCCGGCTCCTCCGGCGTCGCCAGCCAGGTCAAGCAGGTGGACGGCTCGATCGGCTACTTCGAGCTCTCCTACGCCACCTCGCAGCAGATCAGCACCGTCGACATCGACACCGGCGGCTCCGCCCCGGTCAAGGCCACCTCCGAGAACGCCTCCAAGGCCATCGCCGCCGCCAAGGTCAAGGGCACCGGCAAGGACCTGGCGCTCGAACTCGACTACACCACCAAGGCCGAGGGCGCCTACCCGATGGTCCTGGTCACCTACGAGGTCGTCTGCGACACCGGCAACAAGGCCGACACCCTCGGCACCGTGAAGTCCTTCCTGGGCTACGCCGCGTCGGCGGACGGCCAGAAGCTCCTCAGCGAGGCCGGCTACGCGCCGATCCCCGAGGAGATCAACGCCAAGGTCCGCGAGACCGTCGCCGGCCTCTCGTAA
- a CDS encoding NUDIX hydrolase has product MSGPVRAAGCVLWRRPPASAAGVELCLVHRPRYDDWSFPKGKLKRGESPREAAVREVLEETGHHCVPGDVLPVVRYAVNGRPKEVTYWSAEATAGSFVPNREVDAVLWLPPAAARTRLSRPRDRELLDAALGALPRA; this is encoded by the coding sequence GTGAGCGGACCGGTGCGGGCGGCGGGCTGCGTGCTGTGGCGCCGCCCGCCCGCATCCGCCGCAGGTGTGGAGCTGTGCCTCGTACACCGGCCGCGTTACGACGACTGGTCGTTCCCCAAGGGCAAGCTGAAGCGCGGCGAGTCCCCGCGCGAGGCGGCCGTCCGCGAGGTCCTGGAGGAGACGGGCCACCACTGCGTGCCGGGTGACGTGCTGCCCGTCGTCCGGTACGCCGTCAACGGCCGCCCGAAGGAGGTCACGTACTGGTCCGCCGAGGCCACGGCGGGCTCCTTCGTCCCGAACCGCGAGGTGGACGCCGTGCTGTGGCTCCCGCCCGCCGCCGCCCGCACCCGGCTCAGCCGGCCGCGCGACCGCGAACTGCTCGACGCGGCCCTGGGCGCCCTGCCCCGCGCGTAA
- a CDS encoding CHAD domain-containing protein, with the protein MRRPDHQPQPAPTHAPGITGVTAGAVLGPYLRTQAADFLRSLRLHRENTAPTDAGSRTAEQAATALRRSSRRIGATLRTFRTALDPLWAEQLHTELTWLSTTLAREHAYADRLVRLLDALHGLSGGTALPAARTSGDKGRPVLGVGAARAGALLERQLTLARTRAHSAALQALGSARFHAVADTVALLASEVPLAPTATGPAADVLGDPAHRAEQRLRGAVAALPPDESAEPYNEAHDAPWHHTRLLLRLHRYAHEVVHGAPDPRLAAPVHALDLHRDAVEAAGAASAAARTPRIAPATAYALGVLHADQRHEVEAARAVFRESWPYPGADTVTGATTGAVRS; encoded by the coding sequence GTGCGACGCCCTGACCACCAGCCCCAGCCGGCCCCCACCCACGCCCCCGGCATCACCGGCGTGACCGCAGGGGCGGTCCTCGGCCCCTATCTGCGCACCCAGGCCGCGGACTTCCTGCGCAGCCTGCGCCTGCACCGCGAGAACACCGCCCCCACGGACGCCGGATCGCGCACCGCCGAACAGGCCGCCACCGCCCTGCGCCGCTCATCCCGCCGGATCGGCGCCACCCTGCGCACCTTCCGCACCGCACTCGACCCCCTCTGGGCCGAACAGCTGCACACCGAGCTGACCTGGCTCTCCACCACTCTGGCCCGCGAACACGCCTACGCGGACCGGCTGGTCCGGCTCCTCGACGCGCTGCACGGCCTGTCCGGCGGCACCGCCCTCCCGGCCGCCCGCACCTCCGGCGACAAGGGCCGGCCCGTCCTCGGCGTCGGCGCCGCCCGCGCCGGCGCCCTCCTTGAGCGCCAGCTCACCCTCGCCCGGACCCGCGCCCACTCCGCCGCCCTCCAGGCCCTCGGCTCCGCCCGCTTCCACGCCGTGGCCGACACGGTCGCGCTGCTGGCCTCCGAGGTCCCCCTCGCGCCCACCGCGACCGGCCCCGCCGCCGACGTGCTCGGCGATCCGGCCCACCGGGCGGAGCAGCGGCTGCGCGGGGCCGTCGCCGCACTGCCCCCGGACGAGTCGGCGGAGCCGTACAACGAGGCGCACGACGCGCCCTGGCACCACACCCGCCTGCTGCTGCGCCTCCACCGCTACGCCCACGAAGTGGTGCACGGCGCCCCCGATCCCCGGCTGGCCGCCCCGGTCCACGCCCTCGACCTGCACCGGGACGCGGTGGAGGCGGCCGGCGCGGCGTCCGCGGCGGCCCGCACGCCGCGGATCGCGCCGGCGACCGCGTACGCCCTCGGGGTGCTGCACGCCGACCAGCGCCACGAGGTGGAGGCGGCGCGCGCGGTGTTCCGGGAGAGCTGGCCGTACCCGGGCGCCGACACCGTGACCGGCGCGACGACGGGCGCGGTGCGGTCGTGA